In Tachypleus tridentatus isolate NWPU-2018 chromosome 7, ASM421037v1, whole genome shotgun sequence, a genomic segment contains:
- the LOC143255418 gene encoding uncharacterized protein LOC143255418, translating to MSITTSLRLDVDMFDVPSPIRAGQSVELTCSYKLDGDSLYSVKWYKDNIEFYRYVPKDWPPGQFLPLRGVRVELSKSGEDKVYLNNIDLDSEGRYTCEVSAEAPSFQTVEASKDMKVLVLPTEGPRINGGRAKYNIGDTVTVNCTSAKSKPAATLRWYINEEMAEHETYYSATRHKDGLESSCLSLKFVVTEDHLRNGNMKLTCESRILSSYIMRNEEVLMGGHHQASGLHISENLNQEVPDVAATGSINVFQMGFVNLLVAIQRIQYLMSK from the exons ATGTCCATTACCACATCCCTGCGGTTAGACGTCGACATGTTTGATGTACCGTCACCAATAAGAGCTGGCCAATCTGTAGAACTGACTTGTTCCTACAAACTAGATGGTGATTCGTTATATTCTGTGAAATGGTACAAGGATAACATTGAGTTCTACCGATATGTTCCCAAAGACTGGCCTCCTGGTCAGTTCCTTCCTCTTCGAGGTGTGCGGGTAGAG CTCTCTAAGTCTGGAGAAGACAAGGTATATCTGAACAATATAGACCTTGATTCAGAAGGTCGCTACACATGCGAGGTTTCGGCAGAAGCGCCATCTTTCCAAACTGTAGAGGCAAGCAAGGATATGAAGGTACTTG TTCTCCCAACTGAAGGACCAAGAATAAATGGCGGAAGAGCCAAATACAATATTGGAGACACTGTCACAGTAAACTGTACCTCCGCGAAGTCCAAACCCGCTGCGACATTACGCTGGTATATCAATGAGGAGATG GCAGAGCACGAAACGTACTATTCAGCAACGCGTCACAAGGACGGTCTGGAGAGTTCTTGCCTCAGTCTGAAGTTCGTCGTCACAGAAGATCACTTACGAAACGGGAACATGAAGCTGACATGTGAATCAAGAATCTTGAGCTCGTACATCATGAGGAATGAGGAGGTATTGATGGGAGGACACCACCAGGCGTCAGGACTGCACATCAGTGAAAACTTGAACCAAG AAGTACCGGATGTAGCTGCGACTGGATCAATCAACGTTTTCCAAATGGGATTCGTAAATCTTCTGGTAGCCATTCAGCGTATTCAGTATTTGATGTCAAAGTGA